A window of Halomonas sp. H10-9-1 contains these coding sequences:
- a CDS encoding PatB family C-S lyase — protein sequence MVFDFATPVERRHPSGSWPSQKWHHYGDKVLPLWVADMDFVSPPAVLEALHARVEHGVFGYGLVPDSLRETVCAWSAQHYGWAIEPEWQQWLPGVVPALHLASMALTEPGDGVLTVTPIYPPFLKVAERTGRTPQQACMREPAAPGETWCLDLEALEAAITPRTRLLLWCHPHNPTGRVWERDELAGLAELVERHDLYVVSDELHCDLLLEEGASHVPLAAAFPALAERTITLWAPSKTFNLAGLTTACAVIPDPELRRRFAAAAKGLVPDGNVLGLAAAEAAYGQGEAWRQALLEVLRDHRRRLVERVAHWPGVGMAPPQSTYLAWLDLRKAGLGESPQRALLERAGVALSDGADFGHPGFVRLNFGTTATQLDAALARLDKVLKA from the coding sequence ATGGTGTTCGATTTTGCCACGCCAGTGGAGCGTCGGCACCCGTCCGGTAGCTGGCCATCGCAGAAGTGGCATCACTACGGCGACAAGGTACTGCCGCTCTGGGTGGCCGACATGGATTTCGTATCGCCGCCGGCGGTGCTGGAGGCGCTGCATGCCCGGGTCGAGCACGGCGTCTTCGGCTACGGCCTGGTGCCCGACTCGCTGCGCGAGACAGTGTGCGCCTGGAGTGCGCAACACTATGGTTGGGCCATCGAGCCGGAGTGGCAGCAGTGGCTGCCCGGGGTGGTGCCGGCGCTGCACCTGGCCAGCATGGCGCTGACCGAGCCGGGCGACGGGGTGCTGACGGTGACGCCCATCTATCCGCCCTTCCTCAAGGTGGCCGAACGTACTGGGCGCACGCCTCAGCAGGCGTGTATGCGCGAGCCTGCGGCGCCGGGCGAGACCTGGTGCCTCGATCTCGAGGCGCTGGAGGCGGCGATCACCCCGCGCACCCGGTTGCTGCTGTGGTGTCATCCCCACAATCCCACCGGGCGGGTCTGGGAGCGCGACGAACTGGCCGGCCTGGCCGAGCTGGTGGAGCGCCATGACCTCTACGTGGTCTCCGATGAACTGCACTGCGACCTGCTGCTGGAGGAGGGCGCCAGTCACGTGCCGCTGGCGGCGGCCTTCCCGGCGCTGGCCGAGCGCACCATCACGCTGTGGGCGCCCTCCAAGACCTTCAATCTGGCCGGGCTGACCACCGCCTGTGCGGTGATCCCCGACCCCGAGCTGCGACGGCGCTTCGCGGCGGCGGCCAAGGGGCTGGTGCCGGACGGCAACGTGCTGGGGCTGGCGGCGGCCGAGGCCGCCTACGGACAGGGGGAAGCCTGGCGGCAGGCACTGCTCGAGGTGCTGCGCGACCACCGCCGCCGCCTGGTGGAACGGGTGGCACACTGGCCGGGAGTCGGCATGGCGCCGCCGCAGTCCACCTACCTGGCCTGGCTCGACCTGCGTAAAGCGGGGCTTGGCGAGTCACCTCAGCGAGCATTGCTGGAGCGCGCCGGGGTGGCGCTCTCCGATGGCGCCGACTTCGGCCACCCGGGCTTTGTTCGGCTCAACTTCGGTACCACCGCCACCCAACTGGACGCGGCCCTCGCCCGGCTGGATAAGGTCTTGAAAGCGTGA
- a CDS encoding tetratricopeptide repeat protein produces MSIVDPRTGEPLTADTSVPQEAQQQPSQPEAGEAPEVIIDVDASNIQQVLELSMQVPVLLDCWAPWCGPCKNLMPVLEKLAREYQGAFLLAKLNIDENQEIAAQLGVRSVPDVKLVSQGGLVDHFQGALPEKEIREWLGRYFPAPENVPASPEEQAAEALAAGDAAGARAIYQELVQQYPDHIAYQVELARTLVAEGRGEEARSVLDNLPPEERDAAPARGVRASIEFGEEAPSAEELAALGERDDSEAQYLRALRRVADGDYEPGLEGLLALMKADRAYGDDAARKTLLRVFDALGADHPLTVSYRRKLFTMLY; encoded by the coding sequence ATGTCTATCGTCGATCCGCGTACCGGTGAGCCGCTCACCGCCGATACCAGCGTCCCGCAGGAAGCCCAGCAGCAACCTTCCCAGCCGGAGGCGGGCGAGGCCCCCGAGGTCATCATCGACGTCGACGCCAGCAACATCCAGCAGGTGCTGGAGCTCTCCATGCAGGTGCCGGTCCTGCTCGATTGCTGGGCCCCCTGGTGCGGCCCCTGCAAGAACCTGATGCCGGTGCTGGAGAAGCTGGCCCGCGAATACCAGGGCGCCTTCCTCCTGGCCAAGCTCAACATCGACGAGAACCAGGAGATCGCCGCCCAGTTGGGCGTGCGCTCGGTACCCGATGTCAAGCTGGTCAGCCAGGGCGGCCTGGTCGACCACTTTCAGGGCGCGCTGCCCGAGAAGGAGATCCGCGAGTGGCTGGGACGTTACTTCCCGGCGCCGGAAAATGTCCCGGCGAGCCCCGAGGAGCAGGCCGCCGAGGCACTCGCCGCCGGGGATGCCGCCGGTGCCCGCGCCATCTACCAGGAGCTGGTGCAACAATACCCGGACCACATCGCCTATCAGGTGGAGCTGGCCCGCACCCTGGTGGCCGAGGGGCGCGGCGAGGAAGCCCGCAGCGTGCTCGACAACCTGCCGCCGGAGGAGCGTGATGCCGCCCCGGCCCGCGGGGTGCGTGCCAGCATCGAGTTCGGCGAGGAGGCCCCCTCCGCCGAGGAGCTGGCCGCCCTGGGCGAGCGCGACGACAGCGAAGCGCAATACCTGCGGGCCCTGCGCCGGGTGGCCGACGGCGACTATGAACCGGGCCTCGAGGGGCTCTTGGCGCTGATGAAGGCCGACCGTGCCTATGGCGACGATGCCGCACGCAAGACACTGCTGCGGGTCTTCGATGCCCTGGGCGCCGACCACCCGCTCACGGTCAGCTACCGTCGCAAGCTGTTTACGATGCTTTACTGA
- the cas1f gene encoding type I-F CRISPR-associated endonuclease Cas1f codes for MDDLSPSDLKTILHSKRANLYYLQHCRVLVNGGRVEYVTDEGRQSKYWNIPIANTTSILLGTGTSITQAAMRELAKAGVLVGFCGGGGTPLFAANEVDVDVAWLTPQSEYRPTEYLQHWVRFWFDDEKRLEAARRFQQARLSRIQRQWLDSRPLKDAGFVISPDRLTAVLAQHDQAIAQAPSTVDLLTMEARLTKTLFKLAAQAVGYGDFTRAKRATGTDPANRFLDHGNYLAYGLGATATWVLGIPHGLAVLHGKTRRGGLVFDVADLVKDAVILPQAFLSAMHGDEEQAFRQACIEQLTRTEALDFMIDTLKAVATELGGDAP; via the coding sequence ATGGACGATCTCTCTCCGTCTGACCTCAAGACGATTCTGCACTCCAAGCGGGCCAACCTTTACTACCTTCAGCACTGTCGGGTGCTCGTCAACGGCGGCCGGGTCGAGTACGTCACCGATGAGGGACGCCAGTCGAAGTACTGGAACATCCCCATCGCCAATACCACGTCTATTTTGTTGGGCACTGGTACCTCCATTACTCAGGCGGCGATGCGCGAACTCGCCAAGGCCGGGGTGCTGGTCGGCTTCTGCGGCGGGGGCGGTACGCCGCTGTTCGCCGCCAACGAAGTCGATGTGGACGTCGCCTGGCTCACGCCCCAGAGCGAATACCGTCCCACCGAGTACCTGCAGCACTGGGTACGCTTCTGGTTCGATGACGAAAAGCGCCTGGAGGCCGCGCGGCGCTTTCAGCAGGCGCGGTTGTCACGTATCCAGCGGCAGTGGCTCGATAGCCGTCCCTTGAAGGACGCCGGCTTTGTGATCTCACCGGATCGCCTGACCGCCGTGCTGGCGCAGCACGATCAGGCCATCGCCCAGGCGCCTAGTACCGTGGACCTCTTGACCATGGAAGCTCGGCTGACCAAGACGCTGTTCAAGCTAGCCGCCCAGGCTGTGGGCTATGGCGACTTTACCCGCGCCAAGCGCGCCACTGGCACCGATCCGGCCAACCGCTTTCTCGATCACGGCAACTACCTGGCCTATGGTCTCGGCGCCACGGCGACCTGGGTGCTGGGTATTCCGCACGGCCTGGCGGTACTGCATGGCAAGACGCGGCGTGGTGGACTGGTCTTCGATGTGGCCGACCTGGTCAAGGACGCGGTGATTTTGCCCCAGGCGTTTCTCTCCGCCATGCACGGTGACGAGGAGCAAGCGTTCCGCCAGGCCTGCATTGAACAGCTGACCCGTACCGAAGCCCTCGACTTCATGATCGACACCCTGAAAGCGGTCGCTACCGAGCTGGGGGGCGACGCACCATGA
- the cas3f gene encoding type I-F CRISPR-associated helicase Cas3f, with the protein MNVLIVSQCNKNALKETRRILDQFAERRGERTWQTSITQAGLDTLRRLLRKTARKNSAVACHWIRGHDHSELMWIVGDASRFNLQGATPTNTTRRNILRTEDEDDWHSGEDIKLLASLAALLHDLGKASKAFQQRLIGKRQGRNLYRHEWLSLRLFQAFVGGDDDAGWLRRLIEPPADFVASWTRHLQCDGLGAESAMPFQRLPPLAQAVGWLLLSHHRLPLKPGDNPERLGGRLSGLTAEALNDLPGLLTHQWNEACLEADPTQLKPYWRLAGELPVATAKWRRQAAQVAEGLLKRLPHYDEPLLDNGYVMHLARLCLMLADHYYSSLHDSTHADWVQGDASYPLFANTQRKTGMPSQKLDAHLLGVARFAKENARHLATLNDQLPRLARHKGFRKRSESQRFRWQDRAFDLAEGLRAASRKQGFFGINMASTGCGKTLANGRILYALADPEKGARFSIALGLRTLTLQTGRDYRHQMHLGEDELAIRVGGSASRALFEHHEAQAERTGSASTQDLLSDDSHVLFEGNFSEHPILRRVAHDPAVKSLLAAPILTCTVDHLMPATESTRGGGQIAPMLRLMTSDLVLDEIDDFDISDLPALTRLVNWAGLLGSRVLLSSATLPPALVAGLFEAYQAGRTVYQRNRGEVGQRAPAVCCAWFDENATLDASCSERADFEAAHRQFVLKRHQRLAKDAVRRRARVAEWKPQSRQSDALHQELAEHLRGYALELHCQNGTALESGKRVSFGLIRMANIDPLVAVAQVLYRLGAPENVQIHLCVYHSQYPLLMRSAIERQLDRVLQRKSPAAIFSLPEVRRCLEVSDAKEQLFIVLGSPVTEVGRDHDYDWAIVEPSSMRSLIQLAGRVRRHRPDPWETPNILLLNRNLKALEHPDGRRPVFTRPGFETDAYRLQSHALIDVLMPEQRDVIDARPRILPREPLAPHHNLVDLEHARLEATMVVPDVADTQAMPVLGEDELAKLSKRKRQQYLAAREAPAPAPKLGAYSWFVMPRLTLTGVMSQWRPFRDSTGQEDELVLLPDESGEQTCLHRVHKERPRDPELLVPCETSLQRIELQYGPRIQTWGPTDYLTTLAGLAEAQGIELERCARKFGRLTLRELDDDEQWKFHPALGFSRL; encoded by the coding sequence ATGAACGTGCTGATCGTCTCCCAGTGCAACAAGAATGCCCTCAAGGAAACCCGTCGGATTCTCGACCAGTTCGCCGAGCGGCGCGGCGAGCGTACCTGGCAGACCTCGATCACCCAGGCGGGGCTGGACACCCTGCGCAGGCTGCTGAGAAAAACCGCACGCAAGAACAGCGCCGTGGCCTGTCACTGGATCCGTGGCCACGACCATAGTGAGCTGATGTGGATCGTCGGCGATGCCAGCCGCTTCAACCTGCAGGGTGCCACGCCCACCAACACGACGCGGCGCAATATCCTGCGTACCGAGGACGAGGATGACTGGCATAGCGGCGAGGACATCAAGCTGCTGGCGAGCCTGGCGGCTTTGCTGCACGACCTGGGCAAGGCCTCCAAAGCGTTTCAACAGCGGCTGATCGGTAAGCGTCAGGGCCGTAATCTCTATCGCCACGAGTGGCTATCGCTGCGGCTGTTCCAGGCGTTTGTCGGCGGCGACGATGATGCCGGCTGGCTCCGGCGTCTGATCGAGCCCCCGGCGGACTTCGTTGCCAGTTGGACGCGCCACCTGCAGTGCGACGGACTCGGTGCCGAGAGTGCCATGCCCTTCCAGCGGCTTCCACCACTGGCCCAGGCGGTTGGCTGGCTGCTGCTTAGCCACCACCGCTTGCCATTGAAGCCCGGTGATAACCCCGAACGGCTGGGTGGCCGGCTGAGCGGGCTGACTGCTGAAGCGCTGAATGATCTTCCCGGTCTGCTGACCCATCAGTGGAACGAAGCGTGTCTGGAAGCTGACCCCACGCAGCTGAAGCCCTACTGGCGGCTGGCCGGGGAGCTGCCGGTGGCCACAGCCAAGTGGCGGCGGCAGGCAGCGCAAGTGGCGGAAGGGCTTCTCAAGCGCTTGCCACACTACGACGAGCCGCTGCTGGACAACGGCTATGTGATGCATCTGGCGCGGCTGTGCCTAATGCTGGCAGATCACTATTACTCCAGTCTCCATGACTCAACGCACGCGGACTGGGTGCAGGGTGATGCGAGTTACCCGCTATTCGCCAATACTCAACGCAAAACCGGCATGCCCAGTCAGAAGCTCGATGCCCATCTGCTGGGTGTGGCGCGATTTGCCAAGGAAAATGCCCGCCACCTCGCCACCCTGAACGACCAACTGCCCCGACTGGCGCGCCACAAGGGCTTTCGCAAGCGCAGTGAAAGCCAGCGTTTTCGCTGGCAGGACCGCGCTTTCGACTTGGCGGAAGGGCTGCGGGCCGCCTCTCGAAAGCAAGGGTTCTTCGGCATTAATATGGCTTCCACCGGCTGCGGCAAGACGCTGGCCAACGGCCGTATTCTCTATGCCCTGGCCGACCCCGAGAAGGGGGCGCGTTTTTCGATCGCTCTTGGGCTGCGCACCCTGACCCTGCAGACTGGGCGCGACTATCGCCACCAGATGCACCTGGGCGAGGATGAGCTAGCGATTCGCGTCGGTGGCAGTGCTAGCCGTGCGTTATTTGAGCACCATGAGGCACAGGCAGAGCGGACCGGTTCGGCGTCAACTCAGGATCTGCTTTCCGATGACTCTCATGTGCTGTTCGAGGGCAACTTCTCCGAGCACCCCATCCTCCGGCGTGTGGCGCACGATCCCGCGGTCAAGAGTCTGCTTGCCGCGCCCATTCTCACTTGCACCGTGGATCATCTAATGCCCGCCACCGAAAGTACCCGGGGCGGTGGGCAGATCGCGCCCATGCTGCGGCTGATGACGTCCGACCTGGTGCTCGACGAAATCGACGATTTCGATATCAGCGACTTGCCGGCACTCACGCGGCTGGTGAACTGGGCGGGACTGCTGGGATCGCGGGTGTTGCTCTCTTCCGCCACGCTGCCCCCGGCGTTGGTGGCAGGGCTGTTCGAGGCCTACCAGGCAGGGCGTACCGTCTACCAGCGCAATCGAGGGGAGGTCGGCCAGCGAGCCCCGGCGGTGTGCTGCGCCTGGTTCGATGAAAATGCCACGCTCGACGCGTCGTGCAGCGAGCGCGCCGATTTTGAAGCCGCGCACCGCCAGTTTGTGCTCAAGCGACACCAGAGACTGGCCAAGGACGCAGTGCGTCGCCGGGCCAGAGTGGCAGAGTGGAAGCCTCAATCTCGGCAGTCGGACGCCCTTCACCAAGAGCTGGCGGAGCATTTGCGCGGCTACGCACTGGAACTGCACTGTCAAAACGGCACTGCGCTGGAGAGTGGCAAGCGGGTTTCCTTCGGCCTGATTCGTATGGCCAATATAGATCCCCTGGTGGCGGTCGCCCAGGTGCTCTACCGGCTGGGTGCCCCGGAAAACGTCCAGATTCACCTGTGCGTGTATCACTCTCAGTATCCGCTACTGATGCGCTCGGCCATCGAGCGTCAGCTGGACCGTGTTCTGCAGCGCAAGTCGCCAGCAGCCATATTTTCGCTGCCGGAGGTTCGGCGATGCCTGGAGGTCTCTGACGCGAAGGAGCAACTGTTTATCGTCCTGGGCTCACCGGTCACCGAAGTGGGGCGCGACCATGACTACGACTGGGCGATCGTTGAGCCGTCATCCATGCGCTCACTGATTCAACTGGCCGGCCGGGTGCGTCGCCACCGCCCAGATCCTTGGGAAACTCCCAATATCCTGCTGCTCAACCGCAACCTGAAAGCCCTCGAACACCCCGATGGCCGCCGACCGGTGTTTACCCGACCCGGCTTCGAGACCGACGCGTACCGGCTGCAAAGCCATGCGCTAATAGACGTGCTGATGCCGGAGCAGCGCGATGTGATCGACGCCCGCCCACGTATCCTTCCCCGCGAGCCGCTGGCGCCTCACCACAACCTGGTCGATCTGGAGCATGCACGCCTTGAGGCAACGATGGTCGTGCCCGACGTGGCCGATACTCAGGCCATGCCGGTGCTGGGCGAGGATGAGTTGGCGAAGCTTTCCAAGCGCAAGCGCCAGCAATATCTGGCGGCCAGGGAGGCACCCGCGCCGGCTCCCAAACTGGGGGCCTATAGCTGGTTCGTGATGCCCCGCCTGACGCTGACCGGGGTGATGAGCCAGTGGCGGCCGTTTCGTGACAGCACGGGCCAAGAAGATGAACTGGTGCTGTTACCGGACGAAAGTGGTGAGCAGACCTGCCTGCATCGCGTTCACAAGGAGCGCCCCCGAGACCCGGAGCTGCTGGTGCCCTGCGAGACCAGCCTGCAGCGCATCGAGCTGCAGTATGGCCCGCGCATTCAAACCTGGGGGCCAACGGACTATCTCACGACGCTGGCCGGACTGGCCGAAGCCCAGGGTATAGAGCTGGAGCGCTGTGCCCGGAAGTTTGGTCGGCTGACGTTGCGCGAGTTGGACGACGATGAGCAGTGGAAGTTTCACCCGGCGCTTGGGTTTTCGCGATTGTAA
- the csy1 gene encoding type I-F CRISPR-associated protein Csy1, whose product MHEALSRDEIHQTIQAFIAERLAGKLEKLATDDPKRESLTEQFTFENWVGDAARRVSQLQVVTHALKATHPDAKGSSRYVEPATLPEIPLVGSHLLSSDFSGDVVGNAAALDVYKFLKLQHQGKSLLELALERDGSFSAALSNNPEQAKEWVEAFASITQPKGNEASHSLAKQLYWVVGDDPTDDADFHLLAPLYATSLAHQVFQRINADRFGEAAKEARQARRNSKPSDKGYRDYPNLAVQKLGGTKPQNISQLNSERGGNNYLLASLPPKWKSQGIKPPLHTETIFKRFGRRREARWLASDLLRFLQTNPPDNRYTRDQVDGYVAALIDELVLFASEFQVLEPGWSADSACRLPLEQQLWLDPWRGEEDAEFAQQREQGEWPGAIRAAFARWLNAWLKPLGVGDDEHREWQARLRRQLDILQEELLHG is encoded by the coding sequence ATGCATGAGGCACTAAGCAGGGACGAAATTCATCAGACAATACAGGCGTTTATAGCGGAGCGATTGGCCGGGAAGCTGGAAAAGCTGGCGACAGACGATCCTAAGCGCGAATCGCTTACCGAGCAGTTTACGTTCGAAAACTGGGTTGGCGATGCTGCCCGCCGGGTCAGTCAGCTGCAGGTGGTTACCCATGCACTGAAGGCCACACACCCAGATGCCAAGGGCTCCAGTCGCTATGTGGAGCCCGCCACGTTGCCTGAGATTCCTCTGGTTGGCAGCCATTTGCTGTCCAGTGACTTCAGCGGCGATGTGGTGGGCAACGCCGCCGCACTGGATGTGTATAAGTTTCTCAAGCTCCAGCATCAAGGCAAGTCGCTGCTAGAGCTAGCGCTTGAGAGGGATGGCTCATTCAGCGCGGCACTGAGCAATAATCCCGAGCAGGCCAAGGAGTGGGTCGAGGCCTTTGCCAGTATTACTCAGCCTAAGGGAAACGAAGCCTCGCACTCATTGGCCAAGCAGCTGTACTGGGTGGTTGGAGATGACCCCACTGATGATGCGGACTTTCATCTGCTGGCACCGCTTTACGCTACTTCGCTTGCACATCAGGTATTCCAGCGCATCAACGCTGATCGCTTCGGTGAGGCTGCCAAGGAAGCTCGCCAGGCGCGACGTAACAGCAAGCCGTCTGATAAGGGATACCGCGACTATCCCAACCTGGCTGTGCAGAAACTGGGGGGCACAAAGCCGCAGAATATTTCCCAGCTCAACAGTGAGCGAGGTGGCAACAACTACTTGTTGGCTTCCCTGCCACCCAAGTGGAAAAGCCAGGGCATCAAGCCGCCTTTGCACACCGAGACCATCTTCAAGCGCTTTGGTCGCCGGCGCGAGGCGCGCTGGCTGGCCAGCGATCTACTTCGGTTTCTTCAAACCAATCCGCCCGACAATCGTTATACCCGTGACCAGGTGGATGGCTATGTCGCCGCGTTGATTGATGAGCTGGTGTTGTTCGCCAGCGAGTTCCAGGTACTGGAGCCGGGCTGGTCGGCGGACTCGGCATGTCGACTGCCGCTGGAGCAGCAGCTATGGCTCGACCCCTGGCGCGGCGAAGAAGACGCTGAGTTTGCCCAACAACGTGAGCAGGGCGAATGGCCCGGGGCCATTCGTGCGGCCTTCGCCCGCTGGCTCAATGCCTGGTTGAAACCGCTGGGCGTAGGCGATGACGAGCACCGCGAGTGGCAGGCACGCTTGCGGCGTCAGCTGGATATTCTGCAAGAGGAGTTGCTTCATGGGTAA
- the csy2 gene encoding type I-F CRISPR-associated protein Csy2 produces the protein MGNAEPKALLVLPHLHIQNANAISSPLTWGFPAMSAFVGFMHALERRLPESLDLQFNAMGVICHDYETQTQPGYVKSFHLTRNPVGKDGKTAAIVEEGRMHLDVSLVLGVDGKSINDVDAAQAVMDIVAGMRIAGGSIMPSLPGRRRYQPELKVLGDDPDDRQKAFRQLKRRWLPGFALVLRDDLLQEHHQERQHAQPDTTLLDSWLDLSRLNWECHQTITEDENGKEATEVEWRVRKKPGWLVPLPVGYGALTDVFEAGEVASARDDSTPFCFVESLYSIGQWRSPHHLKAPRDLLWYVDNNLKQGLYRLNNDYQAH, from the coding sequence ATGGGTAATGCTGAGCCAAAGGCGTTGCTGGTGTTGCCGCACCTGCACATCCAGAACGCCAATGCGATTTCCAGCCCACTGACCTGGGGATTTCCCGCCATGAGCGCCTTTGTCGGCTTTATGCACGCACTGGAGCGCCGGCTACCTGAATCCCTGGACTTGCAGTTCAACGCTATGGGTGTGATCTGCCACGACTACGAGACCCAGACCCAGCCGGGCTATGTAAAGTCCTTTCACTTGACCCGCAACCCGGTGGGTAAGGATGGCAAAACCGCCGCCATTGTCGAGGAAGGGCGCATGCATCTTGACGTGTCCCTGGTGCTCGGTGTGGACGGCAAGAGCATTAACGATGTCGATGCCGCGCAGGCCGTGATGGACATCGTCGCCGGTATGCGTATTGCCGGCGGCAGCATAATGCCGTCGTTGCCCGGACGGCGGCGCTATCAGCCGGAGTTAAAGGTGCTGGGTGATGATCCTGATGATAGGCAGAAAGCGTTTCGCCAGCTCAAGCGCCGCTGGTTGCCGGGCTTCGCTTTGGTGCTGCGTGACGACCTGCTGCAGGAGCACCACCAGGAACGGCAACATGCCCAGCCGGACACCACCTTACTGGATAGCTGGCTGGACCTGTCGCGCCTGAACTGGGAGTGCCACCAGACCATCACCGAGGATGAAAACGGCAAGGAGGCGACCGAGGTCGAGTGGCGGGTGCGCAAAAAGCCAGGCTGGCTGGTACCGCTACCCGTGGGCTACGGTGCGCTGACTGACGTTTTCGAGGCGGGAGAGGTCGCCAGTGCTCGAGATGACAGCACGCCCTTTTGCTTCGTCGAAAGCCTGTACTCCATCGGGCAGTGGCGTAGCCCGCATCACCTGAAGGCACCCCGCGACCTGCTCTGGTACGTAGACAACAACCTGAAACAAGGCCTGTATCGCCTGAATAACGACTATCAAGCGCACTGA
- the csy3 gene encoding type I-F CRISPR-associated protein Csy3, with translation MAKNESLKTASVLAFERKLDPSDALMYAVDWEQRGSAEAQPIAIREKSVRGTISNRLKAKDQDPAKLDAAIENPNLQTVDVATLPHDADTLMTRFTLRVLGGAGKPSACNNADYQAKLSATVKGYIASHGFTELAKRYAHNLANGRFLWRNRMGAEAVEVHIRLLEKGSAVSEWTFDALALSLRDLTPTGAAKADLEALAGHISNGLSGERYVLLEVVAYARVGAGQEIFPSQELILDRGRGDKSKTLYQVDGVAGIHSQKLGNAIRTIDTWYLQEEEGDLGPIAVEPYGSVTTEGKAYRQPKQKMDFYNLLDNWLLKDQEPAVEQQHFVMATLIRGGVFGDAG, from the coding sequence ATGGCCAAGAACGAGTCACTCAAAACTGCCTCCGTCCTCGCCTTCGAGCGCAAGCTCGACCCGTCCGACGCGCTGATGTATGCCGTTGACTGGGAGCAGCGCGGCAGTGCTGAGGCACAACCCATTGCTATCCGTGAAAAGTCGGTGCGCGGCACGATCTCCAATCGATTGAAGGCCAAGGACCAAGATCCCGCCAAGCTGGATGCTGCTATCGAAAATCCCAATCTGCAGACCGTGGACGTCGCCACGCTGCCGCATGATGCCGACACGCTAATGACACGCTTTACCCTGCGTGTGCTGGGTGGTGCCGGTAAGCCATCGGCCTGCAATAACGCCGATTATCAGGCCAAGCTCAGTGCCACGGTGAAAGGCTATATCGCTTCCCATGGCTTTACTGAGTTGGCAAAGCGCTATGCGCACAATCTGGCCAACGGGCGCTTTCTCTGGCGCAACCGCATGGGTGCCGAGGCGGTTGAGGTGCATATCCGGCTGCTCGAGAAGGGAAGTGCCGTCAGCGAGTGGACCTTTGATGCCCTGGCGCTTTCCCTGCGCGATCTAACGCCGACCGGTGCTGCCAAGGCTGATCTGGAAGCGCTGGCCGGCCATATCAGCAATGGCCTAAGCGGTGAGCGCTATGTGCTGCTTGAGGTGGTGGCGTATGCCCGGGTCGGTGCCGGTCAGGAAATCTTTCCGTCGCAGGAGCTGATTCTGGATCGTGGCCGTGGTGACAAAAGCAAGACGCTCTATCAAGTCGATGGGGTTGCCGGCATCCACTCCCAGAAGCTGGGTAACGCCATTCGAACCATCGATACCTGGTATCTGCAGGAAGAAGAGGGTGACCTTGGCCCGATCGCGGTCGAGCCCTATGGTTCAGTGACCACTGAGGGTAAGGCCTATCGTCAGCCGAAACAGAAGATGGACTTCTACAACTTGCTCGATAACTGGTTGCTCAAGGATCAGGAGCCTGCTGTCGAACAACAGCACTTCGTCATGGCGACCCTGATTCGCGGTGGCGTCTTTGGCGATGCGGGGTGA
- the cas6f gene encoding type I-F CRISPR-associated endoribonuclease Cas6/Csy4: MDHYLDIHLRPDPDFSPALLMGALYSKLHRALVDLEADDIGVSFPDHKLGVRARSPGDRLRLHGRGTRLEQLMANAWLTGMRDHVVQQTIQDVPAETRYRVVRRRQFNTGSPSRAKRYAQRHGIAIEEAQRLMQAPAERQITLPFVQVSSRSSGQRFALFIEHGQPQSQPVAGRFNHYGLSSEATVPWF, translated from the coding sequence ATGGATCACTATCTCGACATTCATTTACGACCCGACCCGGATTTCTCGCCTGCGTTGTTGATGGGAGCGCTCTACAGCAAGCTGCACCGGGCCCTTGTTGATTTAGAAGCCGATGATATCGGCGTTAGTTTTCCAGATCACAAGCTGGGCGTGCGCGCCCGCTCACCGGGCGACCGGCTGCGGCTGCATGGTCGGGGGACTCGGCTTGAGCAGCTGATGGCGAATGCGTGGCTCACCGGCATGCGTGACCATGTGGTGCAGCAGACCATTCAAGATGTGCCGGCTGAAACTCGTTACCGAGTGGTTCGACGCCGACAGTTCAACACAGGGAGTCCTAGTAGGGCGAAGCGCTATGCCCAGCGGCACGGCATAGCAATCGAGGAGGCGCAGCGTCTGATGCAGGCACCGGCCGAGCGGCAGATCACCTTGCCGTTCGTGCAGGTCAGCAGCCGCTCCAGCGGACAGCGCTTCGCGTTATTCATCGAGCATGGGCAACCACAGTCGCAGCCCGTCGCTGGTCGGTTCAACCACTACGGGCTCAGCAGTGAAGCCACAGTGCCCTGGTTTTGA